The genomic region cttcttcttcttctctgtttgatGCTGTTGGTCATCTTCTTCCTGTTCTCGGACACTTTTCTTCTGTTGTCGATCGTCCTGAGGCTCCTCgaactgtttctttgtcttcttagATTTTGAAGTAACAACTTTGGAAGAAAAGTATCACAGACATGTATGTCAGATTCACATTCAGTAGTAGTATGTAACAATACACTGTCACCAGGTTCATTGTGTTTATATTGGTACCAACCTGCTGGTCGTCTGGTTCTTTCCGTCCATGTTGTCTCTGTGACTGTGTGGGGTTTTCTCTTtgtactccgacttcctcctgCAATCCAAACACATACATGgaaggttaactggtgattctaaactaaATCTGAAGTGTTAGTGTgaatggttgtctgtctctttgtgattgctTTGAggtggactggtgacctgcagCCCCTGCAACTCTATATAGGACAAAAGgtgtagctaatggatggatgatgccCTTTGTTATAGGGcacaacatacacaaaataGTGAAACACAATAGAATTAGATTTCTTTGTCGTCTCACCTTTTGCGTCACTATAAGCAGCATCCCCTCTTCCCTAGTCTGAGTTCAAATGCTGGGGCTGCTCCTTATCCAGTTTCTTGTCTTGATCTGATCCTACATTTTAGCGGGTGTCTTGGAGAGAGAGCTCTaaagagagcaaaaacacagcaagaaggttcattaaatcacagataaataattacatttgagCCGTAGAACTGCATATGCTCATATTAACATCAAGTATCTAATGAGACAGTTCACTCCATGGACTCACCTTGTATTAGTTGAATGGTCTCACGTCTCATGCACTGGTCCTGGACATGTTTCCCATCATCTTTTCTTCAAAATGGCTTATTTCTCCTCGATGATCCATCCCTGTTGGAATCATTTGGTGACCAGGAAGCAGCTatatagaaaaaagaa from Amphiprion ocellaris isolate individual 3 ecotype Okinawa unplaced genomic scaffold, ASM2253959v1 Aocel_unscaffolded34, whole genome shotgun sequence harbors:
- the LOC129348524 gene encoding nucleolar protein 58-like yields the protein MLLIVTQKEEVGVQRENPTQSQRQHGRKEPDDQQKTKKQFEEPQDDRQQKKSVREQEEDDQQHQTEKKKKKQTPEEEEKEEEEKLQITPKESLDVELRI